The Amblyomma americanum isolate KBUSLIRL-KWMA chromosome 3, ASM5285725v1, whole genome shotgun sequence genome window below encodes:
- the Mettl5 gene encoding methyltransferase like 5 gives MKLKQLKSILDSVDTFDTPNVHLEQYPTPPDIAAHVMHHVFSQGELEGKCVADLGCGAGILSIGAAILNAGYVVGFDIDAAALQVCAQNCLEMEITSVDTVQWDLTLGPDTRWKAMFDTVVMNPPFGTRTKGLDMVFLKTALFMSSASVYSLHKTSTREHVVKKAEEWGVYCRVVAELRYNIDRLYTFHKRDSTDIAVDFVHFSHRKLPGK, from the exons ATGAAGCTCAAGCAGTTGAAAAGCATTCTGGATAGTGTAGACACTTTTGATACTCCGAACGTTCATTTGGAGCAGTACCCAACACCGCCAGATATTGCAG CTCATGTGATGCATCATGTGTTCAGCCAAGGAGAACTCGAAGGCAAGTGTGTGGCCGATCTTGGCTGTGGTGCAGGAATACTCAGCATAGGCGCTGCGATTCTAAATGCAGG CTATGTTGTGGGATTTGACATCGATGCTGCCGCTTTGCAAGTGTGTGCCCAGAACTGCTTGGAGATGGAAATAACTTCGGTGGACACAGTCCAGTGGGACCTCACGTTGGGCCCTGACACAAGATGGAAGGCTATGTTTGACACTGTAGTAATGAACCCCCCATTTGGCACAAGGACAAAAG GTCTTGACATGGTTTTCCTGAAAACAGCACTGTTTATGTCGTCAGCTTCTGTGTACAGTTTGCATAAAACTTCAACACGAGAA CACGTTGTGAAGAAGGCCGAAGAGTGGGGTGTCTACTGCAGGGTTGTGGCTGAGCTTCGCTATAACATTGATCGACTGTATACGTTTCACAAACGTGACTCAACAGATATTGCCGTTGACTTTGTGCACTTTTCACATCGTAAGTTACCTGGAAAATAA